Proteins co-encoded in one Sediminispirochaeta bajacaliforniensis DSM 16054 genomic window:
- a CDS encoding TylF/MycF/NovP-related O-methyltransferase produces MGRSIGEDERAAAELLRGRGWGVEAPMQFRSDMEEGFFALWRRVEPFTMTSLERGYALYRSVLHLLNRKLPGSFIECGVWKGGSALLMALTILAEGATPRDIYLFDTFRGMPEPGEEDKIAWSGESVKGRWKRQDFADWAVGRKEVAERILSTGYPPQRLHLVEGDVEETLPPFSRETGPVALLRLDTDWYASTRVELEVLYPRLQRGGVLIIDDYGHFTGARKAVDDYFGEREDVPLLSRVDYTGRVGVKP; encoded by the coding sequence ATGGGGCGGTCCATCGGTGAAGATGAGCGTGCCGCCGCCGAACTGCTCCGGGGCCGGGGCTGGGGAGTCGAGGCTCCCATGCAATTTCGTTCCGACATGGAGGAAGGCTTTTTCGCTCTTTGGCGCCGGGTCGAACCCTTTACCATGACCAGCCTTGAGCGGGGTTACGCCCTCTATCGCAGTGTCCTTCACCTTTTGAACCGAAAACTTCCCGGTTCTTTCATCGAGTGTGGGGTTTGGAAGGGGGGGTCTGCCCTCCTGATGGCCCTGACCATCCTTGCGGAGGGGGCTACACCGAGGGATATCTATCTGTTTGATACCTTCCGGGGCATGCCCGAACCGGGAGAAGAGGATAAGATCGCCTGGAGCGGCGAGTCTGTCAAAGGGCGATGGAAGCGGCAGGACTTTGCCGACTGGGCAGTGGGCAGGAAGGAGGTGGCCGAACGTATTCTTTCCACAGGCTATCCCCCGCAGCGGCTCCATCTTGTTGAGGGGGATGTCGAAGAAACCCTTCCCCCCTTTTCCCGTGAAACGGGGCCCGTCGCCTTGCTTCGTCTCGATACCGATTGGTATGCATCTACCCGAGTGGAGCTCGAGGTGCTTTATCCCCGCCTGCAGCGGGGAGGGGTTCTTATTATCGATGATTACGGCCACTTTACCGGTGCACGAAAGGCCGTGGACGACTATTTTGGAGAAAGGGAAGATGTCCCTCTTCTTTCCCGGGTCGATTATACCGGCAGGGTGGGGGTAAAACCCTGA
- a CDS encoding glycoside hydrolase family 13 protein, with the protein MGQLHRDDSWWKEGVIYQIYPRSFFDADGDGVGDLDGIRTRLDYLRELGVSGIWISPINKSPMFDFGYDISDYREIDPVFGDIEAFRRLLEEAHRCNIGIIMDMVFNHTSFLHPWFIESRSSKNNPDRDFYVWRKPKKGGRVPNNWKASFGGSCWTFDDTSGEYYLHSFLPEQPDLNWANPRCRKAIFDELEFWLKEGVDGFRLDVINLIGKDSEFRDNPFTFGWPPRPYEMQRHLYDRNSPATGEYLRQLRRLLNRYPGSFAVGEIYLDKPVDQELAASFTGVQDQLHLAFDFSLTFSPWSARRFGSIFEGQYRAALRYGGTPCFVFSNHDVVRALSRYAPSSDREMKEAVAKLIGVMLLTQGGPPFLYMGEEIGMENAAVPRSRLADPVGIRYWPFHKGRDGERLPMQWNGGDCAGFSSNPAARPWLPLHPNYQEVNVADQQGRAGSVLSCFKTLITLRSKYPALRRGSFTLVQADEKELLVYLRKADAKERFIVCVNFSSKRHQSLKVENGRWRKLFSTHASDFSEQGAQAVIEREIMLAPLEGIILISQ; encoded by the coding sequence ATGGGACAACTGCACCGCGACGATAGTTGGTGGAAAGAGGGCGTAATCTATCAAATCTATCCGAGAAGTTTCTTTGATGCCGACGGAGACGGGGTAGGGGATCTCGACGGGATACGCACAAGGCTTGATTATCTCCGGGAGCTTGGGGTTTCAGGCATCTGGATCAGCCCGATCAATAAAAGCCCCATGTTCGATTTCGGCTATGACATAAGCGATTATCGGGAAATCGATCCCGTATTCGGCGATATCGAGGCCTTCCGCCGGCTTCTGGAAGAAGCCCACCGTTGTAATATCGGAATAATCATGGATATGGTGTTCAACCACACCAGCTTTCTTCATCCCTGGTTCATTGAAAGCCGTTCATCAAAGAATAATCCTGATCGCGATTTTTATGTATGGCGGAAACCGAAAAAGGGCGGACGGGTACCGAACAACTGGAAGGCTTCCTTCGGCGGCAGCTGCTGGACTTTCGACGATACAAGCGGTGAGTATTATCTCCACTCCTTTTTGCCGGAGCAGCCGGATTTGAACTGGGCGAATCCCCGCTGCCGGAAGGCGATTTTCGACGAGCTTGAGTTTTGGCTGAAGGAGGGCGTGGACGGTTTTCGCCTCGATGTCATCAATCTGATCGGTAAAGACTCCGAATTTCGGGACAACCCCTTTACCTTCGGCTGGCCTCCGAGGCCCTATGAGATGCAGCGCCATCTCTACGACCGCAACAGTCCTGCCACAGGAGAATATCTTCGTCAGCTTCGCAGGCTCCTTAATCGATATCCGGGAAGCTTTGCGGTAGGGGAGATATATCTCGACAAGCCCGTTGATCAGGAACTCGCAGCATCCTTTACCGGTGTACAGGATCAGCTTCATCTGGCCTTTGATTTCTCGCTTACCTTCTCCCCCTGGTCCGCTCGTCGTTTCGGTTCGATTTTCGAAGGGCAATATCGTGCCGCCTTGCGGTACGGCGGTACTCCCTGTTTCGTCTTTTCAAATCACGATGTTGTTCGTGCGCTCAGTCGCTATGCCCCTTCTTCTGATCGGGAAATGAAGGAAGCTGTGGCGAAATTGATCGGAGTGATGCTGCTGACCCAGGGAGGACCTCCCTTCCTCTACATGGGAGAGGAGATCGGAATGGAAAACGCAGCGGTACCCCGCTCCCGCCTTGCCGATCCTGTTGGAATTCGTTACTGGCCTTTTCACAAGGGGCGCGACGGAGAGCGGCTTCCCATGCAGTGGAATGGCGGCGACTGCGCCGGTTTTTCCTCGAATCCCGCTGCCAGGCCATGGCTTCCTTTGCACCCCAATTATCAAGAGGTGAACGTAGCGGATCAACAAGGCAGGGCGGGATCGGTCCTATCCTGCTTTAAGACCCTCATTACCCTTCGCTCAAAGTATCCCGCTCTTCGGCGAGGCAGTTTCACGTTGGTCCAGGCTGATGAGAAAGAGCTTCTTGTCTACCTGCGGAAAGCCGATGCGAAAGAACGTTTTATCGTCTGCGTTAATTTTTCATCAAAGAGGCATCAATCGCTGAAGGTGGAGAATGGGAGATGGCGAAAGCTTTTTTCCACCCATGCCTCCGATTTTTCGGAGCAGGGGGCACAAGCTGTTATTGAACGGGAGATCATGCTTGCTCCTTTGGAAGGGATCATCCTGATTTCTCAGTGA
- a CDS encoding tetratricopeptide repeat protein has product MEERIQKAQLLIMDNRYLDALEILTEILREEPDEREALRLAGTAWMESGEAGKAVKALDYYRKRWGDDAKALEALGCSHFKLGNYGLSREILEEAERLDDRNPSIERNLGVVYHHLGEEGKSIRRLEQSNELGPEDYRTMYALAMAYMLAGRPAEAEPLLEGVLKVPTPEEFRTLARVNLKRIHKQIETMERPKTKD; this is encoded by the coding sequence ATGGAAGAACGAATACAAAAAGCACAGCTGCTTATAATGGATAATCGTTACCTTGATGCGCTTGAAATCCTGACTGAAATTCTCAGGGAAGAGCCGGACGAGAGGGAAGCACTTCGGCTTGCCGGTACCGCATGGATGGAAAGCGGAGAGGCAGGAAAAGCGGTTAAGGCCCTCGATTACTATAGAAAACGGTGGGGAGACGATGCAAAGGCATTGGAGGCCCTGGGCTGTTCCCACTTCAAACTTGGAAATTATGGGCTGAGCAGAGAGATACTTGAGGAGGCTGAACGGCTGGATGATCGAAATCCATCCATAGAACGCAACCTCGGAGTCGTATATCACCACCTTGGCGAAGAGGGGAAAAGCATTCGGAGACTTGAACAGTCAAACGAACTTGGCCCCGAGGACTACCGGACCATGTATGCTCTTGCCATGGCCTACATGCTTGCCGGACGACCGGCCGAAGCAGAACCCCTGCTCGAAGGAGTGCTTAAGGTTCCGACTCCGGAAGAGTTCAGAACCCTTGCAAGGGTGAATCTTAAACGTATTCATAAACAGATCGAAACTATGGAACGCCCAAAAACAAAGGATTAA
- a CDS encoding PEGA domain-containing protein, whose translation MKPLRISAAVMGLSVLLFLEGCTSYSGPAIRKAAAAGPSSAIESAYRQQHFEEVDQGIRIVTVPTGARIKVDGKLKGNSPLLLDLPTGNYLIEAEKSGYKSALITLSHIGDEYTKVELSLKAIEGSLLIETTPQDAEIRSGWKDFTPGKEERLGVGSYELEISAFGYETERKTVPVEEGKLSRISIALVPVPFAFKQISVARKRFDPTDPGTYGSVVVSVTVSAPGDGSMAIVGQGGEIVAGPFPVRFTRSLNRIVWDGRDTKGQIAKEGEYRLVVRAMQGDLPLNIETPIAVDRSIDLRSRPVYNGAAGTLFCPLPPSFPQGSLQAGVLSLVHAGGYDYQIPAVASLRYARTKGEEIVISGGMIARNPGSDIPFGSLSWSKTLFQDEGQIGPEAAALVKGGYFHNSSIDPCTNFTGISLSLPFSLSLSPIRVTLAPELMVSTERIGDEEEREGRVTAWAYGRGAILLDAGPFSLAFSAAIRSKSLEKGVAAAWPIFSGIELHWLLPNSITTISLASSIEWDPESGELDYSAGGGIWIIP comes from the coding sequence ATGAAACCTCTTCGTATTTCGGCGGCGGTCATGGGCCTGAGCGTACTATTGTTCCTGGAAGGATGTACCTCCTATTCGGGTCCTGCCATTCGTAAGGCAGCGGCGGCCGGTCCCTCATCAGCCATCGAAAGTGCCTACCGGCAGCAGCATTTTGAAGAGGTCGACCAGGGGATACGCATCGTCACCGTTCCCACGGGCGCACGAATCAAAGTGGATGGAAAGCTAAAGGGAAATAGCCCGCTTCTTCTGGACCTTCCGACGGGGAATTATCTGATCGAGGCGGAAAAAAGCGGTTATAAAAGCGCCTTAATCACCCTCTCCCATATCGGCGATGAGTATACAAAAGTCGAACTATCTCTCAAAGCGATAGAGGGTTCCCTGCTCATAGAAACGACCCCTCAGGATGCGGAAATTCGCAGCGGATGGAAAGACTTCACGCCGGGCAAAGAGGAACGGCTTGGGGTCGGTAGTTACGAACTTGAGATTAGTGCCTTTGGCTATGAAACGGAACGAAAAACGGTTCCCGTTGAAGAAGGAAAGCTTAGCCGTATATCGATCGCTCTTGTACCGGTTCCCTTTGCTTTTAAACAAATATCCGTTGCGCGGAAGCGATTCGACCCGACAGATCCAGGCACATATGGCAGCGTTGTCGTCTCTGTTACCGTGTCTGCCCCGGGCGATGGAAGCATGGCCATCGTCGGCCAAGGGGGAGAGATCGTGGCGGGCCCTTTCCCGGTGCGCTTTACCCGGAGCTTGAATAGAATCGTCTGGGATGGCAGGGATACGAAGGGGCAGATAGCGAAAGAGGGCGAATATCGGCTTGTGGTTAGGGCAATGCAGGGGGACCTTCCCTTGAATATTGAAACTCCGATAGCAGTGGACCGCAGCATCGATCTTCGCTCCCGTCCAGTCTACAACGGTGCGGCAGGAACACTTTTCTGCCCTCTGCCGCCGAGCTTTCCACAAGGAAGCCTCCAGGCGGGGGTGCTCTCTTTAGTCCACGCAGGAGGATACGACTACCAGATCCCTGCTGTAGCTTCCCTGCGATATGCACGAACAAAGGGAGAGGAGATAGTCATCTCCGGCGGTATGATTGCCCGTAATCCGGGAAGCGATATTCCTTTCGGAAGCCTTTCGTGGTCAAAAACCCTTTTCCAAGATGAAGGGCAAATAGGTCCGGAGGCAGCCGCTCTGGTGAAGGGGGGATATTTCCACAACAGTTCGATCGATCCTTGCACCAATTTTACCGGTATATCCCTGAGCCTCCCCTTTTCGTTATCCCTATCCCCGATACGCGTGACTCTGGCTCCCGAACTTATGGTCAGTACCGAACGTATTGGTGATGAGGAAGAAAGAGAAGGGAGGGTGACGGCCTGGGCCTATGGAAGAGGAGCCATTCTGCTGGATGCAGGTCCCTTTAGCCTTGCCTTTTCCGCGGCGATACGAAGCAAGAGCCTTGAGAAAGGGGTTGCAGCGGCATGGCCCATCTTCTCCGGTATCGAATTGCACTGGCTGTTGCCAAACAGCATTACCACAATCTCTCTTGCTTCAAGCATCGAGTGGGATCCCGAATCGGGAGAGTTGGACTACAGTGCCGGTGGGGGAATATGGATCATCCCGTAA
- the xseA gene encoding exodeoxyribonuclease VII large subunit, which yields MLFEEESKAFFTVSGLTALIKERLESGFSSVAVEGEISNFRPSAAGHWYFSLKDQDAVISAVMFRGKSARVDFYPEDGITVKISGNLSVYEKRGNYQIICDTMVRSGEGAILAMLEERKRRLAAEGLFDLEKKKPIPPFPARVAVITSPTGAALRDILQVLGRRGAGVDITILPTLVQGDGAAEQIAAQIRRANRYNMGEVIIMGRGGGSLEDLLPFSEEAVARAVAESTIPIISAVGHETDTALSDLAADLRAPTPSAAAELVCEEREALLLRVGAIAGEMQDNLLRSAEKARILLQRFSGEEMKERMQRLLQPRRFELDDQREEAVRAIGEKITAERHRLALIIKEMETSNPLAILQKGYAVVSRKRDDGLVTDAAEERVGEALCIRLAKGSVDATIEEIHSEKL from the coding sequence ATGCTATTCGAAGAGGAATCCAAAGCCTTTTTCACCGTCTCCGGGCTTACGGCTCTCATCAAGGAGCGGCTCGAAAGCGGCTTTTCATCGGTTGCGGTGGAGGGTGAGATATCGAATTTTCGCCCCTCTGCAGCAGGCCATTGGTATTTTTCCCTTAAGGATCAGGACGCGGTCATTAGTGCTGTCATGTTTCGGGGAAAGAGTGCGAGGGTCGATTTCTACCCGGAAGACGGGATAACGGTCAAGATAAGCGGAAATCTCTCCGTCTATGAAAAACGCGGAAACTATCAGATCATATGTGACACCATGGTTCGTTCGGGCGAAGGGGCCATCCTTGCGATGCTGGAAGAACGCAAACGCAGGCTTGCCGCCGAGGGCTTGTTCGACCTGGAGAAGAAGAAACCCATCCCACCCTTTCCAGCGCGGGTCGCGGTGATCACCAGTCCTACGGGAGCCGCCCTCCGTGACATTCTGCAGGTACTGGGGCGTCGAGGTGCAGGGGTCGATATCACCATTTTACCTACCTTGGTTCAGGGAGACGGGGCCGCTGAACAGATAGCGGCCCAAATCAGAAGGGCAAATCGCTACAACATGGGCGAGGTCATCATCATGGGGCGGGGAGGCGGCAGTCTCGAAGACCTGCTCCCCTTTAGTGAGGAAGCAGTGGCCAGGGCAGTCGCCGAAAGCACGATTCCCATCATCTCAGCGGTCGGTCATGAGACGGATACGGCCCTTTCGGATCTTGCGGCGGACCTCAGGGCCCCCACCCCCTCCGCCGCGGCGGAACTTGTCTGCGAGGAACGTGAAGCGTTGTTGCTGAGGGTCGGGGCTATCGCGGGAGAGATGCAAGACAATCTGCTTCGCAGCGCAGAGAAGGCAAGGATCCTCCTTCAGCGTTTCTCGGGCGAGGAGATGAAAGAGCGGATGCAGCGACTGCTCCAACCGCGGCGCTTTGAGCTTGACGATCAACGGGAAGAGGCGGTCAGGGCCATAGGAGAGAAGATAACGGCTGAGCGCCATCGTCTGGCCCTGATTATCAAGGAGATGGAGACATCAAACCCCCTTGCAATTCTCCAAAAGGGGTATGCGGTGGTAAGCCGAAAACGGGACGACGGCCTGGTTACCGATGCTGCGGAAGAGAGGGTTGGCGAAGCACTTTGCATTCGCCTGGCGAAGGGCTCTGTAGATGCAACGATAGAGGAGATACACAGTGAAAAGCTTTGA
- a CDS encoding DUF192 domain-containing protein, whose translation MRLSVRFLFGFCFFLVLLSGCKGEQSVTLSIGTKQFTLEIADDQQERVKGLMFREKLSEDRGMIFVFEHDQLLGFWMKNTEIPLSIAYLDGSGTIVDILPMIPHDLQPVYSSRSVRYAIELNRGAFEAAGVREGDHIDLAPLISRQP comes from the coding sequence ATGAGGCTATCTGTAAGGTTTCTCTTCGGCTTCTGTTTTTTCCTTGTACTGCTTTCCGGCTGTAAGGGGGAACAGAGCGTCACGTTGTCTATCGGCACGAAACAATTTACCCTGGAAATTGCCGATGATCAGCAGGAGCGGGTCAAGGGATTGATGTTTCGCGAAAAACTGTCCGAGGATCGAGGCATGATCTTTGTTTTTGAACACGATCAGCTGCTTGGATTCTGGATGAAGAATACCGAAATCCCGCTCTCCATTGCCTATCTCGACGGCTCAGGTACCATTGTCGATATTCTGCCGATGATACCACATGATCTGCAACCGGTATATTCTTCAAGGTCGGTCAGATATGCCATAGAGCTGAACCGAGGAGCATTCGAGGCTGCCGGTGTAAGGGAGGGAGATCACATCGATCTTGCTCCCCTGATATCGCGGCAGCCTTAG
- the xseB gene encoding exodeoxyribonuclease VII small subunit: MKSFEERMARLEELNDQLRKGSLSLAEAMATFEEGMTLAKGLEKELSKIERRIEILVNEPEAPDETPNLELFGQ; the protein is encoded by the coding sequence GTGAAAAGCTTTGAAGAACGGATGGCCCGACTTGAAGAACTAAATGATCAACTGAGAAAAGGGAGCCTTTCCCTGGCTGAAGCGATGGCAACCTTCGAAGAAGGCATGACCCTTGCAAAGGGGCTTGAAAAGGAGCTTTCGAAAATAGAACGGAGGATCGAAATACTCGTCAATGAACCGGAGGCCCCGGACGAAACACCGAACCTGGAGCTTTTCGGGCAGTAG